A region of the Geomonas subterranea genome:
TTGAACCATTTAGAACCATTTCTGAACCATTGGTAAACCACTTACAACCATAAACAACCACAGAACAACCACTTTGAACCATTTGTAGGGTGATACCGGCTCGACATTCCATTTTCACAGCGAGGATACTGTATTGAAAGTTCTCATCCTAGTAAGCCGGATCCTATGTCTTGTGCTCACGTTGGGCATTCTGTCCTTTTCGCTGTTCCGTTCCGGACAAGACTCGTTGCATTGTTTCCAGGTGCGCCTGGTCGCGTTCCACGGAGCGATCTATGCCGTGACGGGCAAGGACGGTAGCAATTATGTCTTAGCGCCGGTTGACGGTGGCAAATCCCAGATAGTTCCCGCGGAAGCAGTACACAGGGTAGCTTAAGGTACGCAGCCGCCGCTAGTGCTAAGGTTACAAACCGATGATGGACAAAAAAAAGGCCGCTGCTGCCGGGGTGTCTCCCCGGCAGCAGCGGCCTTTTTTCACTTTCTGCAGTAATGAGAAATAACGTCGATTCGCCCATGTCCTAAATCCTGAGCTATGGCTGCTCGGTCAACGCCTGCCTCCTTAAGCGCCTGCGCATAGGCATGACGAGCCAAGTGGGCGTTGGCATTATTGGCTTTCGTCGCCCCAAGGCGGTGGAGGCTGTTTTTCTGGAAAGAATATGCCTCCTTCAGCGACATCCTTGCAGGAATAAGGGATTTACCACCAGTTGCGGCCAAGTGCTCACGCAACTGGGCCACAACTGATCCTTTTTCAGGCGTATCTACGGTAAGGTTTCTAGGTCGTCCCCCCTTCGTGCCCTCGACCTGGAGAAGCGTTCGTCCACGGGCATCCACAAAAGTGGTCCGGGTGAGGAGACTTTCTTTAGCTCGTACACCAAAAACGGCACGAATATCGTGTGCAATTCCCAGCCATTGTGCTTTGGTGTAAAGCTTCTCGCGTACCTCTATGAGTTTTTCAATATCCGGTTCTTTTGGCTGGAGCCGCGTGCCGGCTCTGGAACCTCCGAGAGATTCGTTAGTGCGGGGGACGATGTTGACCTTCCCAATGGCGGCCGCAAGGGTTCTCAGGGCCGTGGCGTAGCCGCTGATGGTAGATGGGGACCTCCCACCAGCCTTAAGGTGTTCAAAAAAGTCGGTCACAAAACGCCCCCCGATTTGCGAAATGTGCTGGTAGCCCTTAGCAGCAGCAAACTCGGCGATTCGATCGAGGTTCCCAAGAAGTTTTTCCCGAGTAAGCGACGCTGCCGACCAGTTTTTGCCAATAATACCG
Encoded here:
- a CDS encoding integrase domain-containing protein; its protein translation is MGKHAQKLKHEARGIIGKNWSAASLTREKLLGNLDRIAEFAAAKGYQHISQIGGRFVTDFFEHLKAGGRSPSTISGYATALRTLAAAIGKVNIVPRTNESLGGSRAGTRLQPKEPDIEKLIEVREKLYTKAQWLGIAHDIRAVFGVRAKESLLTRTTFVDARGRTLLQVEGTKGGRPRNLTVDTPEKGSVVAQLREHLAATGGKSLIPARMSLKEAYSFQKNSLHRLGATKANNANAHLARHAYAQALKEAGVDRAAIAQDLGHGRIDVISHYCRK